The sequence below is a genomic window from Harmonia axyridis chromosome 1, icHarAxyr1.1, whole genome shotgun sequence.
CAAAGTTGTAGAAACTTCAATGTTCTACATCTTTTAAAATGAATcttttggtcgaaaactacttagttaAGATggtatgagcaaaaaactgaaaaaagtccaaaaatgttgaggttcttcgggcCTCCTCTAATTAGCAAAAGGTTCTCGTGTTGGATAAATTGACAGTCATCCCACAGTACCctcgaacaacctgtagaagttttattaagttcggaattttttccagataaaatgtaccgggtttttcaccataatttgacccccccttcaactttggtACTAAAagaagtacaaaaaaatgttttcaacaaaaaatccacgaaatcgactagtgttttctaaaatgatatcaaaaaatgaaatatatacagagtgggcaacatattgaatgcaacttaattttttcaaatggaacaccctgtatatttttctatatttgtctAGCTCTTAtccccctgatttcgaatatataacatatgtttggtctgtctctcttattctgagtaccacagagtttcaaattttaagaaccacctaacATGCTCAGTAATCATTTTTccagtggtaggctgcgataactcaaaatgccttttttttgagttatctcgttgttaacgatatatgacatacgtttttcactataaattggaactctaaaaagggcattttgagttatcgcagcctaccacttgaaaactgattactgagcatgctaggtggttcttaaaatttgagactctgtggtactcagaataagagagatagaccgaACATATGTAACCCCCCCCATTGATCagaaggaaaaatttttttggcagaacaataaaaaaataacttggaagattttgctttttcaaagttgttattgtggaattacagaagtatcattgtgagaaaaaaaatatttttaaattatactacaTGAAAAAATGCTTATTTGAGTGTAAGCAATTTTCTCATTCATCAGGTATTTAAGCAAGATACCAAAATTCCCTCTCTTTTCAGTATTATTTCTTACTTTTACAAGTAGAATAGTCTTCTCGCCCAGAACCACGGGAAGCTTAATTTGGAAATTTGTCCTGTTGAAAATGAGGGAAACTTCAGAGCTCTTCTAAGATTCAGAGCCAATTTTGGAGATGAGGCTCTGAAAAAACATTTAGAAATAGGATCGAAAAATGCACTTTACCTCTCACCAaaaacagaaaatgaaattattttgactATTAACGATataatgttgaagaaattggttgaGATGGTCAATTCCGCGAAATGTTTTACTGTTCTTGCAGATGAAACGACAGACATCTCAACACAAGAACAAGCATCAATCGGCGTTAGATACCTATACAACAATGATATTAAAGAAGATTTCCTTCAGTTTGTACCTGTTTCTGATTTAACTGGTAAAACTGTTTCTGATTTAACTGGTAAAAACCTTGCGACAgtcattttgaaatcattacgCGAGTTTGGAATTGATACAAAGTATTTGAGGGGGCAAGGATATGATGGGGCCTCTGCAATGAGTGGAAAATTCAACGGAGCACAGGCATATGTAATGGAAGAGCATCCGACTGCAATATATGTCCATTGTGTATCCCATAGCTTAAACCTTGCTATAAGTGCATCATGTTCAATTTCTGAGATCAGAAATTGCTGTGGGACTGCAACAAAACTATGTGTGTTTTTTAACACCCCAAAAAGAATGGAGGTTATTACAAGAGCAATTGATAAACTGTTCCCTGAAGCCAAATCTACTCGTCTAAAACAACTCTGTCCAACTAGATAGGTTGAGCGCCATGATTCAATATTACTACTTCAAGAAATGTTACCTGCTGTCCAGGAGGCTCTTGAAGAAGTTTCACAGTGGAAGGATTAGGAATCAGCGTCGATGGCATCGCAGCTTTTATGTGCACTTCAGAGTTCATCCTTTATAATCGGTTTGCAAGTGATGGCTAGAGTATTTTCCTTAAGTTTGCCCCTTGCTCGATTTTTGCAGCATGAACATATCGATCTTTTAAATGCTATGAACATGGTGACTAATCTAAAAAGGACGATAGAAAAAATCAGAACCAATGCTGAAGAAGAATTTGCAACCATATTTAATGCATCAGAGACTATGGCTGAATTACTCAGTACCTCAATAAAAGCCCCAAGAAGAACTGGACGACAAACTCTTAGGTGCAACCTTGAAACCGACAATCCTCAATCATACTTTAAGATATCCCtatttttgccatttttagATCACTTTTTAAGTGAATTAAATAGTCGCTTTCTGAAACATCAAGACGTACTGAAAAGTTTTGAGTGTCTTTTACCGACCTCTACCAGTAATGCTGAAGTCACTAGAACACAGGAAGAAAGTtttaaaaagctcctgaatttcTATCATGAAGATATTCAAATTGGTGACATCGCTGCCATTGGGGAACTCCATATGTGGTACGAGAGAGTGAAAGATTTTAAAATTAGCTCAAGGAAGGCAATCAATTTTTACACTGCCTGCCATCAGGATGTTTTCCCCACTATCAACGCCCTCCTGAAAATTCTTACCACTCTTCCTGTATCGACATCAACCAGTGAAAGGTCCTTCTCATATCTTAGAAGATTGAAAACATACTTAAGGAACACAACTGGCCAGCAAAGGTTGAACGGGCTTGCTATGCTCAATACTCACAGAGAGCTAGATATCAATGCTGCTGAAGTGTTGGACGAGCTGGCAAAAACACCTCGCCGTCTTGAATTTAGACTTTCTTGAATGATTGTATAGAGGAGCGTTATAGCAATTTTCACttatacatttatattttagaatattttcaatctttttttaattcttacacGTATTTCGTTGTTTATTAAGTGTAGCATTCAATAGTATAATATATATTGTGCCtgtatgatgaaaaaatttttttttcacacaaaTCTTCGAATGGAAACGATATCTAggcccccccccccccccgctTTTCACTTCAGTTCAGGTCACTCGCTAAAACTTGCCACTACCCATAACCCCctccatgagtcaactctagttacgccactggttatatattcgaaatcaggggaaaaagagctagccaaatatagaaaaatatacagggtgttccatttgaaaaaatgaagttgcattcAATATGTTgcacactctgtatatatttcattttttgatatcattttagaaaacacttgtcgatttcgtgaaacatttgttgaaattatttttttgtacttcTTTTAGTaccaaagttgaaggggggggtcaaattatggtgaaaaacccggtacatatctAGGTACTGGACTACTTAAGGTAGAAAAGAAAAAGGGACCCATGCCGAGCAGAGTAGTCAGAATTATCTTAAAATTGCTCGTGACAATCTTCTTCACTCTGAATAGGCCAATAGCCGTATGTCGactgttattttattttatattattatcaattaaGAGCATTCATAATCTTCCATATGAGACCAGTACCAGCTACTTGTATGAAAAGTTTCCTGTGCTCCCGATCTCTAAGGTGGTGAAACAGGAGCAATGTAAATTGATTTATAAGATTGATGAGGGTCTGTTAAAATCTAAAGTAAATTTAAAGAAGCAATCTGAAAAACACAAATATGGTACAAGACATGCCAATAATCTCTACAGTGACTTCATATTCAAAACAACGAGAGGGTCAAGACTTCGAACACACTCGGCAATAAACTCATATAATGGGTTACCCATATCCACttaaaaaaagaagaaacatTTACTTAGTTTaaaaaagagttgaaaaaatattttatgagatTTCAAATAGATTAAGAAATTAGTTGTTACTCTGTGATAACAAACTATGTTTGATTTACAGTTTTAtattctaataaataaataaataaatttgattccaataatttcattaaaaattcgatattaaCTACATGTaatttaatatgaaattttacagtttatGAAGAGCGACACCTTACAGAATTGGTAAGTTTAAGCTAAAGCAACAGGTGAAGTATCTCAAAAAGTACGAAACATAATTTAATCCGTGCATAGACATACATAGACATAGACCACAGTTTCTAGGCATCTTGGATATGGATACGTCCATGCTGATTACTGATTACTGTTTAGGTGCTGCTCTATTGTTCGCCCTATCAGTGCTGTTCTCTCTATATGGTTAcactatcaacatgaaattttgaaggaaGCTTGACATTGTTATTTTCAAACTAAATGCGAAGTTTCATCTCGATTGAACatgcagttttgaaatcaatagcaaaacaaaatttcgaatagcCAGACTTAGGGAATTCCTAGTCAGATTATGCCCATTTAGAATTCTCGGCGTTCGCGATTCGAAACTATCCTGAATATTTCAAGCCTTTAGGTCTTTTCATTTTTCTAgagacggacggacagaatcgaatttgaggaagtaTTGGTCACCAGTGAGTCCAACCTCCATTCattgctcaaaattcgaaaattactgaCATTGTGACGATATGACAGAGCGATTTGTAAAGAGAACAAGGGCGCTGTAAAAGATGGAATCATATGGCCTAAGAAGATAAAGTTCCAATCTCCAAAAATCAATCCATATTCTTGTGAAAGATTAAACCATTGCTGAACAAGACATATCCGCCTTGcgaagaaaattgaaatgtcAACCTCCCCTACTCGTGACATAATAGGAATTGACTGCACACAAAGGGTAGCTCAGATATGCTGTCAGCTAGGAACACATGTATGTACCTAtggaatataataatttttgagcgctcggtTCTCCGAACCCGAAGCAgcatcatttcgtcacaatgtctgtaactATCGAATTTTTAGTCGAGAGACGTCTCAAACTCAAACCTCACCTTTGACGAAtgcgtcctcaaattcgattctacCGTTCGTATAACAGTGACGGCTCATCGTATGAGACAACTAAGGCCGGGCCTCACAtgtgaaaattaataaaatgtgaattttcacacattatttatttgaatataaaacgATTTTAACTAATTTCCAGTGACcgaaataaattatcaaaacatAAAACTACCCACAAAGTTGAAAATATTACCGTTTAAATTAAGCGCGCACCCTACAAGAGAACTGAATATCTGGCGCCATCTAGTAGTTGGATGTTGAATTTTATTCTGTAATTTGCACGAATATGTTCACTATATCCTTCTTAGATGTCACTATCCTTCTTATAATATATTTCACATAATTTTCTGTTTAATTCTGTCCATGAAATTACTAATAAGTGAGAACAAATGTCCTGATTCAAGTAAAAGTAAGCTctatataatttaataattcGCAATTTATATTGGCAACACTAGCACCAACCCTTCTATTTGAAGCATAAGCATAGAGTCAAAATATAACCTTTGTTATGAAAGCcgtcaatatttttattcatatttatggAATCCAGGAACTAGATACagtaaaaacaaacaaaacttaTTACTTATAATGGATAAGAAAAATTCGTCAGAGCTGGaagtcaaatatcaaaaattagcAACTGAATTTTCGAAGGTAATATTCAAATTGATTGTTTATGATCAACAAGCGGAACtgaattatttgtttattataaCAGGTTCGAACTCATGCAACAGTACTCAAAAAAGCACTCTTGGATGAACAAGCCAAGAATGTTGAACTAAAAGATGTTGTTAAAAAGCATGAACAACAATTGAGAAAACACAATCAAGAAATGGATAGTTTGATGTTTCGCAATGATCAGCTGAGTAAGAGAATAGCAGTTTTACAACAAGAATTACtcacaaataataaaaaaggaaaacaaaAGGGCAATAATGACTTGTGCCACCAACCGGATCTAACTGTTATCAATGAAgaattacagaaaaaaattgtggaaaatGCACAACTGTTAAGCAGTGTAAGATATCGACTTATTGTTCATCAAATACATATACAATCATCCTTAATTTCAGATGACAGATAAAGACTTTGAGatcgataataataaagaaaaaattcaatggttagaaaataaattgaaaaatgttcaagATAAATATGaagatatggaaaaaaattattctgataTGATTACCCaactgaaaaatcaaaatagtgTAAACACAGaactttttcaaaatgatatacaATCTCAAAGTTCTATCGATTGTTCAAGGGAGTGTGAAGATGATCTAGAAGAATTAAAGAAAGTtagtaaaatatataaaacttttatatagtgttgtttttcattttgactGAAAGTATATTTCTGCCTGTACTTCAATGCAATTATTCAAGGCTGATCATCAAAACTTTTATTTACTTGAAAAGAATTCGAATAGATATGCACTCAGTCCAATTCCTAATACCTTTATAAGCAACAATTATATGCTGCTAAGTATGCTCTTCCTCCAGGATATAGTTACACTATTTTCTTTCTGAACATAAATGATGATAAAATAATCAATTGCGGCTATATTATAGTATGGTGTTACTCAGTTATATAAAGGCATATGATTCTATCTCTCAGAAAATGTTATTAGCCATTTGTGAGTATCTCTGGTTTTCACAAACCGTGATAGTACTTATTGGTaactatttacatttttattAGAGTTTAGGTGGAAGAACATACAAATTTGCTCCGTTCTACAATTGTATTTATTCAGTTTTCTTATTTATGTGTACTTTTCTTTCTGTAtcatttattataataaaaaaactatGATTTCAGAGTTGGCAAGATGAAGTTGAACGATGGAAACTTGAATGTGAATTGTTGAGATCTAAGCCTACTTCAAATGAGCAACTCACAATATACTATGAATCGCAACTTAGGGAAATGCTAGAAACCAAACAATTGTGCCTCTCGGAAACTAAAACATTATGGGCTGAAAATACAGCTTTGTGTCAAAGACTTGAAAATTTGCAACTAGAATATAAAGAAACCGAATCACAGTTAGAAGTTAGAAAAGAAGAACTTAATACTACTAATCATAACTATAAAGTACAATTAGATGCTATGACTGAGCATTTAGCTGCTCAGAATGATAAAATCACACAACAATCTGATGAAATTGAAATGCTCCGACATAAATTATTAtctaaaaaacaataatattatgtaccatatatatatacatatattttcagTTGCCTAAGTATTTATACATATTTACAATAAGATAGTAAGTATTGTTATCGCTATACCTAAATTTTATCTTGTAGAAATATACATTCCATTCACTATGGCTTTTaccaaattgatttttaatttggaggtataatttctttcttcattttcctcaaaacaatttgaaataaaaaaaaaatacttcttAAAACTTCATGAAACTCCTCAATAtcaaattattatattcaatggattcggtccttattTGAT
It includes:
- the LOC123679266 gene encoding protein phosphatase 1 regulatory subunit 21 translates to MDKKNSSELEVKYQKLATEFSKVRTHATVLKKALLDEQAKNVELKDVVKKHEQQLRKHNQEMDSLMFRNDQLSKRIAVLQQELLTNNKKGKQKGNNDLCHQPDLTVINEELQKKIVENAQLLSSMTDKDFEIDNNKEKIQWLENKLKNVQDKYEDMEKNYSDMITQLKNQNSVNTELFQNDIQSQSSIDCSRECEDDLEELKKSWQDEVERWKLECELLRSKPTSNEQLTIYYESQLREMLETKQLCLSETKTLWAENTALCQRLENLQLEYKETESQLEVRKEELNTTNHNYKVQLDAMTEHLAAQNDKITQQSDEIEMLRHKLLSKKQ
- the LOC123683377 gene encoding uncharacterized protein LOC123683377, which produces MEQAGIRTPHFLVSLSFTVYFTAGRNYKPSNHGKNSLLAQNHGKLNLEICPVENEGNFRALLRFRANFGDEALKKHLEIGSKNALYLSPKTENEIILTINDIMLKKLVEMVNSAKCFTVLADETTDISTQEQASIGVRYLYNNDIKEDFLQFVPVSDLTGKTVSDLTGKNLATVILKSLREFGIDTKYLRGQGYDGASAMSGKFNGAQAYHEHIDLLNAMNMVTNLKRTIEKIRTNAEEEFATIFNASETMAELLSTSIKAPRRTGRQTLRCNLETDNPQSYFKISLFLPFLDHFLSELNSRFLKHQDVLKSFECLLPTSTSNAEVTRTQEESFKKLLNFYHEDIQIGDIAAIGELHMWYERVKDFKISSRKAINFYTACHQDVFPTINALLKILTTLPVSTSTSERSFSYLRRLKTYLRNTTGQQRLNGLAMLNTHRELDINAAEVLDELAKTPRRLEFRLS